In the Urocitellus parryii isolate mUroPar1 chromosome 1, mUroPar1.hap1, whole genome shotgun sequence genome, TTATTTtgctaacttaaaaaaattctatatgaattttgaaattaaatcagGCACTTTTGTaaatagaaagaggaagaaagcagagagtgaAAGAGGGGCAGACATGAGagtgaaattgaagaagaaataaaataaatgagttcCAAGAATTGGTCCAAACGATAGGAAAGGGGGATGACAGTGGATACAAAGAGCATCCTGTCTGTTGGAACTTTGTCCCAGCTACTGCCCTCAAAACTTCATGTGTAAATTGCTTTCTCTTTCCAGCTAGAGAtaataatctcattttgttgctaAGTGCAGTTCTAGAACACAAATTCACTGCAAATCAGAGGCCACAACTGAcagtgagattacaggtgtgagtcacaTTCAGCAGAAAACCTGGCTTTGTAATGACCATATGTGTTGTACGGCCTACCCCGCAGTGACCATGCAGACATCCCTGGACAGTGCAGAGTGGAGATTTCCTCAGGGTCCCCATGAGGCACAGAGAgaacagtggtggtggtgggaagtCTAAAAAATGGGACAGCGGTACATGGCTCTGATAATTAATCACAACAGAAGAACAGACTTTGATCTCAGGAAGAAAGAAGTGTTATGAAGATAATTCAATAACATCAATCCAACTattatttaacaatttaaaagtatatatattttctaacatACTTTATGTGTGGAAAATTTTgagctaaattaaaaataatctcaattTTTGATGGTTAAAACTGAGACTTagattgtattaaatattttattccaagaCATATAACTAGTCATATAGACATATAAATAGTCATTCCAAGATATATAACTAGCAGAAAAAACTTACAAGTAAAGCTGACTCAAGTTCCATACTAGACCAAAgtacaatttaaaatgtatttaatcctGTCTGATCTGTATGagtgaataaaatgtaaagattCTCTGTTTAGTGAGCATATGCTGTTGTAGAAACCAGAACTCTATAAATACATGTGGCATGCATCAGAACGTGAAGTATAATAATGCAGCAAATCTCAGGAAGAGCTTGATAGTGACTGCAACCTCATCAGCAGTTGGGCAGCGGTGGGCAGGTGGGGGATGAGGTTGGCTTCAGCTGGGAGGATTCAGAGGCCTCTGGGTGCAATGAGAGACCAGGACAGCCCAAGGGCAGATGGGAAGATGTCTGAGAGGTACACCTATGCCAAGAGTCAGGCATTTATCCTATGCAGGAGACTCGTGACTGGTACTTGCTTCAcgttaatacttttttttttaatctgattaatTGGAAACTGTAATCTCCACTAAGAAAAAAGCATTTGGATGGATGGCAACAGAGCATCCTAGAATTTTATTAATGTCCAGATATTTGGCTGTTTTTCTTACTCTTTGTAAATCCTGttgccatttttttattttcctgctttaTGTGTATGAGACCTATCATTATAATAGGTACCCATTGATTGCCCCACTGTTGAAGGGTGTGTCTGTTCTGATCATCTGctgttcattaaatattttaaaacaaatgcacTTGGGTTATGGAACCCACTGCTAAAATTATTCATGAGAATATATTTGCCACTTAGTCCTCACTAGCATCTCCCACACTTCCCACAGTATAAACAACCAGAAGATAAGTTTATGAAATTTAGATGCACAGATTATTGGAAGACAGATTTATTATTTCACAAAGTAATGTAAACGGTATCCAATAGTATTTAAAGGTGGACTGACCTAATGAAAACTTCACCAGTTTGATAAAGCCTTTTGGTTTACTGTAAAGAAAAGGTCTGACTTATCTGCAAGGGAAGGCTGCAGGCCCCTCCTGAAGGGGTGTGCTCCCAAGGCTGAAGAGCTTGGGTTTCTGCAGTGAGCAGCTCTGCCAGTCTGAGCACAGCCTTCCCTTTGAGGCAGAAGTGCACATCGATATGTGAGACCATGGAAGACAGGTGTCCAAGGTGACAGGGCATATGGAGAAAGCCCTGTCTTCAACACCAAGAGCAAACACCTGCCAAAACATTCTCCATGTCCTCCTTTGTTCTTAAAGGTGGGTGAACAGTCCCTCAGGTGAGTGAGACTGTGTAAATGCTGTAAGTTACCAGCAGTGAGGAAAACAACTGCAAAAAAATTAGTCTAGGAGCATTAGGATGGTCCATGAACCAACAGGGAACCCACCTGTACTCAGGTCTACAGTGCTGTCTTCATGCCCAGAACACTTACAGAACTTTGCTTCCTTACAGACATCACAGTCATAATGCAGAGGGGATCCTGCATGGGGGACCTCAGGGAGTCAATGGGAGCAGCTCTGACTCACTGGCCAGTCTGCACCCAAGGTGCTGGTGAGACACAGACAGACTCCCCTCCATTCAGCTGCCCTACACGAGAAGCCCTTGCTCAAAATACagcaaaagatggaaaaatcaaCTGAAGCCTTCACCTGATAGAGCATTTAGTAAACTAGACAAGTATAATTGGATGAATGTACACCTTCAGGAGTCACCATTTTTTCTGAAACTGTCACACATAATATGAATAATGTTTTGATGGACTAATTTCCAAATAGTGCAACTTTACCATAAAATAGTGTTTATACTTAGGTGCATTTTCTATGACCTTGGTGGAGCTTCCAAGTATGACAAATTTGGAGAACCACACTGTGGCCGAGTTTCTTCTTCTGGGACTGCTGCAGCACACACCAGCTCACTTCTGTGTCTTCGTGCTCATCTCCATGATGTTCTTCGTCACGCTGACAGGAAACAGCCTCCTGATCCTGCTGATCCTGGTGGACCCCCTACTGCACACTCCTATGTACTTTTTCCTGTGGCAGCTCTCTCTCATTGACATCCTGTTCACAATTGCCATTGTCCCCAAGATGATGTCTGACTTCCTTCTGCACAAGACTGCCATCTCTGTGTCTGGCTGTGGGACACAAATCTTCCTGGGATTGGCCTTGGGTGGAACTGAGTGCATCCTTTTGGGACTCATGTCCTATGACCgatatgtggccatctgtaagcCTCTCCACTACTTGCTGCACATGAACTGGCCCCTCTGCAGGCAGATGGCACTGAGCTCATGGGTGAGTGGTGCTTTCAATGCCTTGGTACACACTGTCTACACCATGAAGTTCCCTTTCTGTGGACCCAGAGAAATCCATCATTTTTACTGTGAACTCCCTGGTGTCCTGCAGCTCTCTTGTGAGGACACCTTGGCATATGAGACGGGGGTGTTGATCAGTACCACTATTCTGCTTCTCATTCCATTCTCCGTCATCCTTGCCTCCTACATTCTCATCCTGGTCACCATCATCCACATGGCTTCTGCCGAGGGGAGGAAGAAAGCTTTCTCCACCTGCTCCTCTCACTTGGTGGTGGTCAGCCTATACTATGGCACCATCATTTTCATGTACATGAGGCCAATCTCTTCCCATACTCCAGGCCAAGATAAAGTTGTGTCTGTCTTCTACACCATTGTGACACCAATGCTGAACCCCTTGATCTATAGTCTTCGAAATAAGGATGTGGTGGGAGCCCTGAGAAAAACCCTATGGAAGTGTTCAGCATGTGGGAAAACGTGACTATCAGGACTGGGCTTCATGAGTATTGAGCAAATGTGAGCACTGACCCAACATTAGGACTGCCTCCAGTAGAGATGCTCAGAGTCAGGGCTGCAGATGAGGGGCCGCTGAATATTCTGAAGTGTCAGGTGTGGCACCAAAGGGATGCTGGGCTTCTCTGCAGGAACCCCTCTACAGCTTGGGCAGTGTGATGACGGTGGCACTACCCAGCCATCAGGAAGACAGGGAGGCTCTGGTTCCAACCATGTTGTCATAGAGAAGCATGTGACTGCATTAGTAGAACTGTGATTACAGCTTATGAAAAGTCACCCTCTATAAGGTACTGGGATAGAAGATGTGCAATTTACATTAGTAAGTCAACTTCaaaatgagtattttattttaattgaatgcaTAGAAGTGTCATATacagtcttttaaaaacaattgagTTTCTAGATGGCCATGTGTGCGTGTTTGACATAAAGATTCCTTTGTTCATTAAATATACCTGTCTCCAAATCTAGGGAGAACTTTTGTAATCACAGATTGTGTTTGGAGTGGTTTATGTTAACCTTGAAATTCTTACCTGAAGAGTGAGGAAGAAGGCACAGCCCTGCCCTCAATGCTGCCACATTCAGGAATCAGATGGGTGATGGGTGATAgatttaaatctgtataatgcttttggtagtatggccattttgacaatattaattctgcctatccaggagcatgggtgatctttccatcttctgaagttttcttcaatttctttctttagtgttctgaacttttcattgtagagatcttacacctcttttgttagattgattcccaggtattttcatatttttttgaggctattttgaatagagttcttttcctaatttctctttcattagaTTCTTTGCTAATGTataagaatgcatttgatttatgggtgttgattttatatggtgttagtttgctgaattcatttattacttctagaagatttctggtggaatttttttgatcttctagatatagaatcatgtcatcagcaaagagTGACAGTTTGAGTACTTCTTTAcctgtttgtattcttttaatttctttcttctctctagttactctagctagagtttcaaggatgaagttgaatagaagtggtgaaagaggacatccttttcttgttccaatttttagcaggaatgctttcaattttcctccatttagaatgatgctggccttgagtTTAGTATATATAGCCTTATGTTGAcatatg is a window encoding:
- the LOC144256820 gene encoding olfactory receptor 2T27-like, producing the protein MTNLENHTVAEFLLLGLLQHTPAHFCVFVLISMMFFVTLTGNSLLILLILVDPLLHTPMYFFLWQLSLIDILFTIAIVPKMMSDFLLHKTAISVSGCGTQIFLGLALGGTECILLGLMSYDRYVAICKPLHYLLHMNWPLCRQMALSSWVSGAFNALVHTVYTMKFPFCGPREIHHFYCELPGVLQLSCEDTLAYETGVLISTTILLLIPFSVILASYILILVTIIHMASAEGRKKAFSTCSSHLVVVSLYYGTIIFMYMRPISSHTPGQDKVVSVFYTIVTPMLNPLIYSLRNKDVVGALRKTLWKCSACGKT